A window of Malania oleifera isolate guangnan ecotype guangnan chromosome 5, ASM2987363v1, whole genome shotgun sequence contains these coding sequences:
- the LOC131155527 gene encoding uncharacterized protein At5g48480 codes for MALEVQNGGANGGESKAVTFSALKPQLFVQAPKASDALQFYKAAFGAEEVSRTMHPKRKADQEQPLILSAQVKLGSTAFLVSDVVDDSVSQAKPEGVVFAFCLETEDVEAALSKAVAAGAVQDGEITEGEGPCCGGRVGKVADPYGFTWVICSPAKECVDVDA; via the exons ATGGCGCTGGAGGTTCAGAACGGGGGTGCGAACGGAGGAGAATCGAAGGCCGTGACCTTTTCGGCGCTGAAGCCTCAGCTCTTCGTGCAGGCTCCGAAGGCCTCCGACGCCCTGCAGTTTTACAAGGCTGCTTTCGGGGCTGAAGAGGTCAGCCGTACCATGCACCCCAAGAGGAAGGCAGACCAGGAGCAGCCTCTCATTCTCTCGGCTCAGGTCAAGCTTGGATCGACTGCTTTCCTCGTCTCTGACGTCGTCGATGATTCTGTTTCTCA GGCCAAGCCGGAAGGAGTAGTTTTTGCATTCTGCCTGGAGACTGAGGATGTCGAAGCCGCGCTCTCCAAGGCGGTGGCGGCCGGCGCCGTCCAGGACGGCGAGATCACGGAGGGCGAAGGCCCGTGCTGCGGCGGGCGCGTGGGCAAGGTCGCTGACCCCTACGGCTTCACCTGGGTCATCTGCTCTCCTGCGAAGGAGTGCGTCGACGTGGATGCCTAG